The Pyxidicoccus sp. MSG2 DNA segment TCATCGCGACGAAGGTGGGCGCGCAGGTGGAGAGCGGCTCCGGCCTGGGCCGGGAGCACATCCTGCGCGCCGTTGAGGACTCGCTGCGCCGGCTCCGGGTGGACACCATCGACCTGTACTACGCCCACTACGAGGACACGAAGACACCCGTCGAGGACACGATGGAGGCCTTCGACTCACTCGTGCGCGCCGGCAAGGTGCGCGCGCTGGGTGCGAGCAACCACTCTCCGCAGCAGCTCACCGATTCGCTGGAGGCCTCGAAGCGCGAGAAGCTCGCCCGCTATACGGTGCTGCAACCGGAGTACAACCTCGTCGCGCGCTCCCACTTCGAGGGGACGCTGCGCGAGCTGTGCGAGCCCGAGGGAATCTCGGTGGTCCCCTACTACGGGCTCGCCTCCGGCTTCCTCACCGGCAAGTACCGCAAGGGCCAGCCGACGCCGCATTCTCCTCGCGCCGCGGGCGTCCTGAAGAAATACGACAACGCGCGCGGCTGGGGCGTGCTGGAGGCGATGGACGGCGTGTCCAAGCGCCATGGCGCGTCGCTCGCACAGGTGGCGCTCGCGTGGCTCGGTGCCCAGCGCACCGTCGTCTCTCCCATCGCGAGCGCGACGTCCGTCGAGCAGGTGCGGGATTTGCTCGGGGCGTTCAAGTTGAGACTGGACGCGGAAGACCTGCGCGCGTTGGACGTTGCGTCCTCGCGCGAGCCCTGAGCAGGCTCGGATGCCATGAGCGAGTCCACGACCCTGAAGACGGCCGACCTCTGCGACGAGCACGCGGGTACGGCGCACTTTCAAATCGCCGAGCCCGGCTTCCTCGACTACGGAGGCCGGCGCGCCTTCTCCGGCCCCATCAGCACGGTGCGCGCGCCCGAGGACAACTCCCTGGTGCGCAAGGCGCTGGAGGAGCCGGGCCAGGGCCGCGTGCTCGTGGTGGACGGCGGAGGCAGCCGCCGCTGCGCGCTGGTGGGAGACATCCTGGCCATGCTCGCGGAGAAGAACGGCTGGGCCGGCGTGGTGGTGAATGGCTGCATCCGCGACGCGGAGGAGGTGGGCCGCACCGCCGTCGGCGTGAAGGCGCTCGGCACGCATCCGCTCAAGAGCAGCAAGCGCAACGAGGGCCAGCGCGACGTGGAGGTGCGCTTCGCCGGCGTCACCTTCAAGCCGGGCCACCACCTCTACGCGGATGCGGACGGCATCGTCACGTCGGAGAAGGCACTGCGCTGAGACCCTCTGGCGCACAGCGGTGAGGAGTCCCTGTGCGCACTCGGGATGTGGAGTGCGGTCAGGCGAACCCGTCCGGCACCAAGCCCACGGAGGCGCGCTCAGCGTGCTTCCCGCGCCCACGCCTCACGAGGCCAGATGACCGCCGTCGTGTCCGTGCTCCCCGAGGCCAGCCACCGGCCATCCGCGGAGAAGGCCACGGCGCGCACGTCATCGCGATGTCCTTCGAGCACTCCGAGCAGCCGACCATCCAGCCCGCACACGCGCACCTGCCCGTTCTGGTTCCCGAGTGCCACGTGCTGACTGTCCTCGGTGAAGGCGAAGGCCGAGATGGGCACCGGCGACTCCAGCTTGCGCTGGCGCTCCGGGTGCTCGAGGTCGACGAGGACGAGCGTGCACGGCTGCTCGATGAAGGCGAACCACCGGTCGTCCGGGGTGAACCGCAGTTGCCACGGCGTCGTGTCGCGAGGGAACTGCTCGCTGCACAGCACCCGACGGTCCAGGTCCCAGATGCGGATGACGGTAGGGGCCGCCGGCGGC contains these protein-coding regions:
- a CDS encoding aldo/keto reductase, with translation MTQKTMEARKALGTSDLKVSPLCLGGNVFGWTCDEATSFAVLDAYLEGGGNFIDTADVYSRWVPGNQGGESETILGKWLTERGARNRVVIATKVGAQVESGSGLGREHILRAVEDSLRRLRVDTIDLYYAHYEDTKTPVEDTMEAFDSLVRAGKVRALGASNHSPQQLTDSLEASKREKLARYTVLQPEYNLVARSHFEGTLRELCEPEGISVVPYYGLASGFLTGKYRKGQPTPHSPRAAGVLKKYDNARGWGVLEAMDGVSKRHGASLAQVALAWLGAQRTVVSPIASATSVEQVRDLLGAFKLRLDAEDLRALDVASSREP
- the rraA gene encoding ribonuclease E activity regulator RraA; amino-acid sequence: MSESTTLKTADLCDEHAGTAHFQIAEPGFLDYGGRRAFSGPISTVRAPEDNSLVRKALEEPGQGRVLVVDGGGSRRCALVGDILAMLAEKNGWAGVVVNGCIRDAEEVGRTAVGVKALGTHPLKSSKRNEGQRDVEVRFAGVTFKPGHHLYADADGIVTSEKALR